One part of the Janthinobacterium sp. 17J80-10 genome encodes these proteins:
- a CDS encoding phosphoribosylanthranilate isomerase: protein MSHRTRIKICGMTRPEDVHAAAVAGADALGFVFYDKSPRHVSAAQARALMAHVPPFVTAVGLFVNAGADEVAAVLATAPISLLQFHGDETLEQCCEIASRVRRPFLRAVRVRADMQAADLVEYDRQYRSSSEWFAGLLLDAFAEGYGGSGKVFDWSLIPKEIAPRLVLSGGLSAQNATEAVCQVRPWAVDVSSGVESAKGIKDAARIAAFIGAVRAADTAISR, encoded by the coding sequence ATGAGCCACCGTACCCGTATCAAGATTTGCGGCATGACCCGTCCGGAAGATGTGCATGCGGCAGCCGTGGCTGGCGCCGATGCGCTGGGCTTTGTCTTTTATGACAAGAGCCCGCGCCATGTCAGTGCCGCGCAGGCGAGGGCGCTCATGGCCCACGTGCCCCCCTTTGTCACGGCGGTCGGCCTGTTCGTCAATGCCGGTGCCGACGAGGTCGCCGCCGTGCTGGCCACGGCGCCGATTTCATTGCTGCAATTTCATGGCGATGAAACCCTTGAGCAATGTTGTGAAATTGCCAGCCGCGTGCGGCGACCTTTCTTGCGCGCGGTGCGGGTGAGGGCGGATATGCAAGCGGCCGATTTGGTAGAATACGACAGGCAGTATCGTTCCTCCAGCGAATGGTTTGCCGGATTGCTGCTCGATGCCTTCGCGGAGGGCTATGGCGGCAGTGGAAAGGTATTTGATTGGTCTCTCATTCCAAAAGAAATCGCGCCTCGGCTCGTTTTGAGTGGTGGCTTGAGCGCACAGAACGCGACTGAGGCAGTGTGCCAGGTACGGCCCTGGGCGGTCGACGTCAGCAGTGGCGTCGAGAGCGCGAAGGGTATCAAGGACGCGGCCCGCATCGCGGCCTTCATCGGCGCGGTACGCGCCGCCGATACGGCAATCAGCCGTTAG
- the truA gene encoding tRNA pseudouridine(38-40) synthase TruA encodes MKRIVLGLQYDGAPWHGWQTQPDGHTVQDQLEAALLKFSRTGIDITCAGRTDTGVHALEQVVHFDTGVERDVFSWVRGVNAFLPSSIAVQWAREVAPDAQGDEFHARFSAGSRTYHYLLHNHPTRSPLLAGKAGWVFRPLDAALMQQAAAHLHGTHDFSAFRAAECQAKSPVRTMQRIDIARRGDLITFSLTANAFLHHMVRNIVGSLIAVGIGKYPPDWMAEALDWRDRSRVAPTFMPDGLYLAQIAYDSKWGLPQEAAQPFWL; translated from the coding sequence TTGAAACGCATCGTACTCGGCCTCCAATACGATGGTGCGCCCTGGCATGGATGGCAGACCCAGCCCGATGGCCATACTGTACAAGACCAGCTGGAAGCGGCCTTGTTGAAGTTTTCCCGCACCGGTATCGATATCACCTGCGCCGGGCGCACCGATACGGGCGTGCATGCGCTCGAGCAGGTGGTGCATTTCGATACCGGCGTCGAGCGTGACGTGTTTTCCTGGGTGCGCGGTGTAAATGCCTTCCTGCCATCGTCAATTGCCGTGCAGTGGGCGCGCGAGGTCGCGCCGGATGCGCAGGGCGACGAGTTCCATGCGCGCTTCTCCGCGGGTAGCCGTACCTACCACTATCTGTTGCACAACCATCCGACGCGTTCGCCCCTGTTGGCGGGCAAGGCCGGCTGGGTATTCCGTCCGCTGGATGCGGCGCTCATGCAGCAAGCTGCCGCCCATCTGCATGGCACGCATGATTTTTCCGCCTTCCGCGCCGCCGAGTGCCAGGCCAAATCGCCGGTACGTACCATGCAGCGGATCGACATTGCCCGACGCGGTGACCTGATTACCTTCAGCCTGACCGCCAACGCCTTCCTGCACCACATGGTGCGCAATATCGTCGGTTCCCTGATTGCCGTCGGCATCGGCAAGTATCCGCCTGACTGGATGGCGGAAGCGCTGGACTGGCGCGACCGCAGCCGCGTGGCGCCGACATTCATGCCGGACGGCCTGTACCTGGCCCAAATTGCCTACGATTCCAAATGGGGCTTGCCGCAGGAGGCGGCGCAGCCATTCTGGCTGTAA
- a CDS encoding FimV/HubP family polar landmark protein, protein MKTLSAAVLSAVLCTSAYAAGLGKLTVLSSLGQPLRAEIELTSVAKEEAGSIVAKLASAEAYRQANLEFSPALFTLRFAIENRGERHFIRVTSSQPINEPFVAMLLELGGTNNRLVREYTFLLDPADLRMGPSTQVAATPGTGARAAATGQAPAVRADAVPQPEASQQAIRESRPAVKASRGAVARAPAAATAAGDNAYQVKKGDTLVEIAGHVKPEGVSLDQMLVALYRANANAFVGNNMNRLRAGQILTVPEADAAKSIGKSEARGVIVTQAADFNAYRNQLAGQVASSAQPKTAEASQSAGGKITTQVEEKATAVTESKDKLKLSKAGTTAKTPGSGATSTTGIASGTEDAIAKEKALAEAASRVKELEKNVTDLQKLLEVKNKDLAAQQAQAQANAKAAAAAPAAAVPAPVTPAPGAAAPAAVPAPAVPAAPAADAQPPKAASGTEAAPAEKPAVPAEPVAEKPAAEPAKPAAKPKAKPVAPPPPVEEPSFLDELLGNSVLLAGLGAGLLAGLGGLGFYRMRRKKQAAQYDDSILADSSLKANSLFGSTGGQSVDTSNSVFNSSFAPAVSQLDANEVDPVAEADVYIAYGRDAQAEEILKEALRTQPERHAVRLKLLEIYSSRKDLRAFETIATELYSMTKGEGEDWAEAATMGVALDPNNPLYAGAKAQGHDGGTAAAAALTAATQPQHDDLDALLGSTDQQLSTLGGLDGIGANSAYFDNSVLSDLPPAAEAPAPQIAEEAPSANGLDFDLDGLNLQAPAAPAAPAAEAASDLDFGSMDFGLEQDPHAASLELDPTTAMSVDVGGDDLAFMPADVPSLPDAPAPQTPESADATTLNFDLSDISLDLNPGESNAAKAPPAEAPVLDLDLGSTLDFSTADTKLDLTQSLPSFDLPQDDFENALVLDNEEADSTPDSEMATKLDLAIAYQEIGDREGARELLDEVIKGGNADQSEKAKSLLMSLA, encoded by the coding sequence ATGAAAACGCTGAGTGCCGCGGTGCTTTCAGCCGTGCTTTGCACCAGCGCCTATGCAGCAGGACTGGGCAAGCTGACGGTGTTGTCTTCGCTGGGCCAACCCCTGCGTGCTGAAATCGAGTTGACTTCGGTGGCCAAGGAAGAGGCAGGCTCGATCGTGGCAAAGCTGGCTTCCGCTGAAGCCTATCGCCAGGCAAACCTGGAGTTCAGTCCGGCACTTTTCACGCTGCGTTTCGCCATCGAAAATCGCGGCGAGCGGCATTTCATCCGCGTGACCTCAAGCCAGCCGATCAATGAGCCGTTTGTGGCAATGTTGCTGGAACTGGGCGGCACCAATAATCGCCTGGTCCGTGAATATACTTTCTTGCTTGATCCGGCTGATTTGCGCATGGGACCTTCGACGCAAGTCGCAGCGACACCGGGCACCGGCGCGCGCGCCGCGGCAACGGGCCAGGCGCCCGCCGTGCGCGCCGACGCGGTGCCGCAACCGGAAGCGTCGCAGCAGGCAATTCGGGAATCGCGTCCAGCAGTCAAGGCAAGCCGTGGCGCTGTTGCCCGCGCTCCCGCTGCCGCAACGGCCGCCGGCGACAATGCATACCAGGTTAAAAAAGGCGACACGCTTGTCGAGATCGCCGGCCATGTAAAGCCCGAAGGCGTCTCGCTCGACCAGATGCTGGTAGCCCTGTATCGTGCCAACGCCAATGCCTTTGTCGGCAATAACATGAACCGCCTGCGCGCCGGCCAGATTTTGACGGTGCCGGAGGCAGATGCGGCAAAATCCATCGGCAAGTCGGAAGCGCGTGGCGTGATCGTCACCCAGGCAGCCGATTTCAACGCTTACCGCAACCAGCTGGCAGGCCAGGTTGCCTCCTCCGCGCAACCGAAGACGGCGGAAGCCAGCCAGAGCGCCGGCGGCAAGATCACCACGCAAGTCGAGGAAAAGGCGACTGCCGTGACGGAATCCAAAGACAAGCTGAAGCTTTCGAAGGCGGGTACAACAGCCAAGACGCCAGGCTCGGGAGCAACGTCAACCACTGGCATTGCATCCGGTACCGAAGACGCGATCGCCAAGGAAAAAGCGCTGGCAGAGGCGGCCTCGCGGGTCAAGGAACTTGAGAAAAACGTCACCGACCTGCAGAAGCTTCTGGAAGTAAAGAACAAGGACCTCGCGGCGCAACAGGCGCAAGCCCAAGCCAATGCCAAGGCAGCGGCAGCAGCACCCGCAGCAGCGGTACCTGCGCCGGTAACTCCGGCACCTGGAGCTGCTGCCCCGGCAGCGGTGCCTGCGCCGGCAGTACCTGCCGCTCCGGCGGCAGATGCCCAGCCTCCCAAGGCCGCATCCGGCACCGAAGCTGCGCCAGCTGAAAAGCCCGCTGTGCCGGCAGAGCCCGTTGCCGAAAAGCCGGCGGCTGAACCTGCGAAACCAGCCGCCAAGCCAAAGGCAAAACCCGTCGCGCCGCCGCCTCCCGTGGAAGAGCCTAGTTTCCTTGATGAATTGCTTGGCAATTCGGTTCTGTTGGCTGGCCTGGGTGCAGGCTTGCTGGCTGGTCTGGGCGGGCTTGGCTTCTACCGCATGCGCCGCAAGAAGCAGGCCGCGCAATACGATGACAGCATCCTTGCCGATTCCAGCCTGAAAGCCAATTCGCTGTTCGGTTCGACCGGCGGGCAGAGTGTCGATACCAGCAACAGCGTGTTCAATTCCAGCTTTGCGCCGGCGGTCAGCCAGCTCGATGCCAACGAGGTCGATCCGGTTGCCGAGGCAGACGTGTATATTGCCTATGGCCGCGATGCCCAGGCTGAGGAAATTCTCAAGGAAGCCTTGCGCACGCAACCGGAGCGCCATGCGGTTCGCCTCAAATTGCTGGAAATTTATTCCAGCCGCAAGGATCTGCGCGCCTTCGAGACCATTGCCACCGAGCTCTACAGCATGACCAAGGGTGAGGGCGAGGACTGGGCCGAGGCGGCAACTATGGGCGTCGCGCTCGATCCGAACAATCCGCTTTACGCCGGCGCCAAGGCGCAAGGCCATGATGGCGGCACGGCCGCGGCCGCGGCGCTCACGGCTGCCACGCAGCCGCAGCACGACGACCTGGATGCCTTGCTGGGTTCGACCGATCAACAGTTGTCCACCCTCGGCGGGCTGGATGGCATCGGCGCAAATTCGGCTTACTTTGACAATTCCGTATTGAGCGACCTGCCTCCTGCTGCAGAAGCGCCGGCGCCGCAAATTGCCGAAGAAGCGCCGAGCGCCAATGGCCTGGATTTCGACCTCGATGGCCTGAATCTGCAGGCGCCCGCTGCCCCTGCCGCACCTGCTGCTGAAGCCGCATCCGACCTGGATTTCGGCAGCATGGATTTCGGGCTGGAGCAGGATCCGCATGCGGCAAGCCTGGAACTCGATCCGACTACGGCAATGAGCGTGGACGTTGGCGGCGACGACCTGGCATTCATGCCGGCCGATGTGCCGAGCTTGCCGGATGCACCGGCGCCACAAACGCCTGAATCTGCTGATGCGACGACGCTGAATTTCGACCTCTCCGATATCAGCCTGGATCTGAATCCAGGCGAAAGCAATGCAGCCAAGGCGCCGCCTGCCGAGGCGCCGGTCCTCGACCTTGACCTCGGCTCGACGCTGGACTTCTCGACTGCAGATACGAAGCTGGATCTGACGCAAAGCCTGCCGAGCTTCGATCTTCCGCAGGATGATTTTGAAAATGCCCTGGTGCTCGACAATGAAGAGGCCGACAGCACGCCGGACTCGGAAATGGCCACCAAGCTGGACCTGGCGATCGCCTACCAGGAAATCGGTGACCGCGAAGGCGCGCGCGAACTGCTGGATGAAGTGATCAAGGGCGGTAATGCCGACCAGTCGGAAAAAGCCAAGTCGCTGTTGATGAGCCTGGCCTGA
- the asd gene encoding aspartate-semialdehyde dehydrogenase: MMKQVGLVGWRGMVGSVLMQRMQEEKDFDHIEPVFFSTSNAGGKAPAQAKKETTLKDANNIDELKKCDVIITCQGGDYTTEIFPKLRAAGWEGYWIDAASTLRMADDAIIVLDPVNAHVIKDGLKRGVKNYIGGNCTNSILLMGVNGLFREGLVEWVSSMTYQAASGGGANHMRELLKGMGVVHAAVSDELATPSSAILDIDRKVAHTIRSDVPREYFPAPLAGGLIPWIDKQLDNGQTKEEWKGQAEVNKILGNSQTIPVDGLCVRIGAMRCHSLALTLKLKKDLPLAEIENIIKSGNPWVKWVPNDRSITEQELTPASITGGLKIGVGRVRKLNMGPEYLSAFVIGDQLLWGAAEPLRRMLRILLED, encoded by the coding sequence ATGATGAAACAGGTTGGCTTGGTAGGTTGGCGCGGCATGGTGGGTTCGGTCCTGATGCAGCGCATGCAGGAAGAAAAGGATTTCGATCATATCGAACCGGTGTTCTTCTCGACGTCGAATGCCGGTGGCAAGGCCCCCGCGCAGGCGAAGAAGGAAACCACGCTCAAGGATGCCAACAACATCGACGAGCTGAAAAAGTGCGACGTCATCATTACCTGCCAGGGTGGCGACTACACGACCGAGATTTTCCCCAAGCTGCGCGCCGCAGGCTGGGAAGGTTACTGGATCGATGCCGCATCGACCCTGCGCATGGCCGATGACGCCATCATCGTGCTCGACCCGGTCAATGCCCATGTCATCAAGGATGGCCTGAAGCGCGGCGTCAAGAATTACATCGGCGGCAATTGCACCAACTCGATCCTGCTGATGGGCGTCAACGGCCTGTTCCGCGAAGGCCTGGTCGAATGGGTCAGCTCCATGACTTACCAGGCAGCCTCCGGCGGCGGCGCCAACCACATGCGCGAACTGCTCAAGGGCATGGGCGTGGTGCACGCCGCCGTATCAGATGAACTGGCCACGCCATCCTCGGCGATCCTGGATATCGACCGCAAGGTGGCGCATACTATCCGCAGCGATGTGCCGCGCGAATACTTCCCAGCGCCGCTGGCCGGCGGCCTGATCCCCTGGATCGACAAGCAGCTCGACAATGGCCAGACCAAGGAAGAGTGGAAGGGCCAGGCTGAAGTCAACAAGATCCTCGGCAATAGCCAGACCATTCCGGTCGATGGCCTGTGCGTGCGCATCGGCGCCATGCGTTGCCACAGCCTGGCGCTGACCCTGAAGCTGAAGAAAGACCTGCCGCTGGCCGAGATCGAAAACATCATCAAGTCCGGCAATCCGTGGGTGAAATGGGTACCGAATGATCGTTCCATCACCGAGCAGGAACTGACGCCGGCATCGATCACCGGCGGCTTGAAAATCGGCGTCGGCCGCGTGCGCAAGCTGAATATGGGGCCGGAATATCTGTCGGCATTCGTGATCGGCGACCAGCTCTTGTGGGGCGCTGCCGAGCCACTGCGCCGCATGCTGCGCATCCTTCTGGAAGACTGA
- the leuB gene encoding 3-isopropylmalate dehydrogenase, whose amino-acid sequence MKIAVLPGDGIGPEIISQAVKVLNALGEPFEMETAPVGGAGYEAHGHPLPEGTLKLAKEADAVLFGAVGDWKYDTLDRPLRPEQAILGLRKNLNLFANLRPAILYPELAGASTLKPEVVSGLDILIVRELTGDIYFGQPRGVRECPDGPFKGSREGFDTMRYSEPEIRRIAHVAFQAAQKRDKRLTSVDKANVLETFQFWKDIVTDVHKEYPDVALDHMYVDNAAMQLVRAPKKFDVMVTGNMFGDILSDAAAMLTGSIGMLPSASLDANNKGLYEPSHGSAPDIAGKGIANPLATILSAAMMLRYSLNRAEQADRVEAAVKKVLAQGLRTGDIYEEGTTKVGTEEMGNAVLKALA is encoded by the coding sequence ATGAAAATTGCAGTCTTGCCGGGCGACGGCATCGGTCCCGAAATCATCAGCCAGGCGGTCAAGGTCTTGAACGCCCTGGGCGAACCGTTTGAAATGGAAACCGCGCCGGTCGGCGGCGCCGGTTACGAAGCGCACGGTCACCCGCTGCCGGAAGGCACGCTGAAGCTGGCAAAAGAAGCCGATGCCGTGCTGTTCGGCGCCGTCGGCGACTGGAAATACGATACGCTCGACCGCCCGCTGCGCCCGGAGCAGGCGATCCTCGGCTTGCGCAAGAACCTGAACCTGTTCGCCAACCTGCGCCCGGCCATCCTCTATCCGGAACTCGCGGGCGCCTCGACCCTGAAGCCGGAAGTGGTATCGGGCCTGGATATCCTGATCGTGCGCGAACTGACCGGCGACATTTACTTCGGCCAGCCGCGCGGCGTGCGCGAATGCCCGGATGGCCCCTTCAAGGGCAGCCGCGAAGGTTTCGACACCATGCGTTATTCCGAGCCGGAAATCCGCCGCATCGCCCACGTGGCCTTCCAGGCGGCGCAAAAGCGCGACAAGCGCCTGACCTCCGTGGACAAGGCCAACGTGCTGGAAACCTTCCAGTTCTGGAAAGACATCGTCACCGACGTGCACAAGGAATACCCGGACGTCGCGCTCGACCACATGTATGTGGACAATGCCGCCATGCAGCTGGTGCGCGCGCCAAAGAAATTCGACGTCATGGTGACCGGTAACATGTTCGGCGATATCCTGTCTGATGCCGCTGCCATGCTGACCGGTTCGATCGGCATGCTGCCGTCGGCTTCGCTGGACGCCAACAACAAGGGTCTGTATGAGCCCTCGCACGGTTCCGCGCCGGACATCGCCGGCAAAGGCATTGCCAACCCGCTGGCAACGATCCTGTCGGCTGCGATGATGCTGCGCTATTCGCTGAACCGCGCCGAGCAGGCCGACCGCGTCGAAGCCGCTGTCAAGAAAGTGCTGGCGCAGGGCTTGCGCACCGGCGACATTTACGAGGAAGGCACCACGAAGGTCGGTACCGAGGAAATGGGTAATGCCGTGCTCAAGGCGCTGGCCTGA
- the leuD gene encoding 3-isopropylmalate dehydratase small subunit — MDKFTVLEGLVAPLDRANVDTDAIIPKQFLKSIKRTGFGPNLFDEWRYLDHGEPGMDNSKRPLNPDFVLNQPRYQGASILLTRKNFGCGSSREHAPWALQQYGFRAVIAPSFADIFFNNCFKNGVLPIALTELQVDHLFNEVKAFPGYKLVVDLEQQVVRTANGSASYPFEVDAFRKHCLLNGLDDIGLTLQKADLIRAYEERHLAAQPWLANTI; from the coding sequence ATGGATAAATTTACGGTTCTCGAAGGTCTGGTGGCGCCGCTCGATCGCGCCAACGTCGACACCGACGCGATCATCCCCAAGCAGTTTCTGAAATCGATCAAGCGCACCGGCTTCGGTCCCAACCTGTTCGACGAATGGCGCTATCTCGATCATGGCGAACCCGGCATGGACAATAGCAAGCGGCCGCTCAATCCGGATTTCGTGCTGAACCAGCCGCGCTATCAGGGCGCCTCGATTCTTCTGACACGCAAGAATTTCGGTTGCGGCTCGTCGCGCGAGCATGCGCCCTGGGCCTTGCAGCAGTACGGCTTCCGCGCGGTGATCGCGCCCAGCTTTGCCGATATTTTCTTCAACAATTGCTTCAAGAACGGCGTGCTGCCGATTGCCCTGACCGAGCTGCAGGTGGATCACCTGTTCAACGAGGTCAAGGCCTTCCCGGGTTACAAGCTGGTGGTCGACCTCGAACAGCAAGTCGTGCGCACTGCCAACGGCAGCGCCAGCTATCCTTTTGAAGTCGATGCCTTCCGCAAGCATTGCCTGCTCAATGGCCTCGACGACATCGGCCTGACCCTGCAGAAGGCCGACCTGATCCGTGCCTATGAAGAGCGCCATCTTGCAGCCCAGCCCTGGCTGGCCAATACGATCTGA
- a CDS encoding entericidin A/B family lipoprotein, with protein MKKIFVFLLSVVLLNACNTIEGVGKDVKKAGSVVEEAARR; from the coding sequence ATGAAAAAGATATTTGTGTTCCTGCTGTCCGTTGTCCTGCTGAACGCCTGCAATACGATTGAAGGTGTCGGCAAGGATGTGAAAAAAGCCGGTTCCGTGGTGGAAGAGGCTGCCCGCCGCTAG
- the leuC gene encoding 3-isopropylmalate dehydratase large subunit yields the protein MAQTLYDKLWDSHVIHTGDDGTTLLYIDRHLLHEVTSPQAFEGLKLAARQPWRTAANLVVADHNVPTTDRANGIADPISRLQVETLDANAAEYGLTYFSMRDKRQGIVHVIGPEQGATLPGMTVVCGDSHTSTHGAFGALAHGIGTSEVEHVLATQTLLAKKSKAMLVQVDGPLPAGVTAKDIVLAVIGKIGTAGGTGYAIEFAGSAIRALSMEGRMTICNMAIEAGARAGMVAVDDTTIDYVKGRPFSPVGPHWERAVSYWRTLHSDVGAKFDLVVTLNAAEIKPQVTWGTSPEMVLPIDERVPDPDHEKDPVKRDAMEKALVYMDLKPNTPIEDIRIDKVFIGSCTNSRIEDLRAAAAVVRGKFRASNVKLAMVVPGSGLVKEQAEREGLDRIFRDAGFEWREPGCSMCLAMNADRLEPGERCASTSNRNFEGRQGQGGRTHLVSPAMAAAAGIEGHFVDVRKLA from the coding sequence ATGGCTCAAACGCTCTACGACAAACTCTGGGATTCGCACGTCATTCATACGGGCGACGATGGCACCACGCTGCTGTACATCGACCGTCACCTGCTGCATGAGGTCACCAGCCCGCAAGCCTTCGAAGGCCTGAAGCTGGCCGCTCGCCAGCCGTGGCGCACTGCCGCCAACCTGGTGGTGGCCGACCACAACGTGCCGACCACGGACCGCGCCAACGGCATCGCCGACCCGATCTCGCGCCTGCAGGTCGAAACGCTCGATGCCAATGCCGCCGAATACGGCCTGACCTATTTCAGCATGCGCGACAAGCGCCAGGGCATCGTGCACGTGATCGGGCCGGAGCAGGGCGCCACCCTGCCGGGCATGACGGTGGTCTGCGGCGACTCGCACACCTCCACCCATGGCGCCTTCGGCGCGCTGGCGCACGGCATCGGCACATCCGAGGTCGAGCACGTGCTGGCCACGCAGACCCTGCTGGCCAAAAAATCCAAAGCCATGCTGGTGCAGGTCGACGGCCCGTTGCCGGCCGGCGTCACCGCCAAGGATATCGTGCTGGCCGTGATCGGCAAGATCGGCACGGCCGGCGGCACCGGCTATGCGATCGAATTCGCCGGCTCGGCGATCCGCGCGCTATCGATGGAGGGCCGCATGACCATCTGCAACATGGCCATCGAGGCGGGCGCGCGCGCCGGCATGGTGGCGGTGGACGACACCACCATCGATTACGTCAAGGGACGCCCGTTCTCGCCGGTCGGACCGCACTGGGAACGCGCCGTGTCGTACTGGCGCACCCTGCATTCCGATGTCGGCGCCAAGTTCGACCTGGTGGTCACGCTCAATGCCGCCGAGATCAAGCCGCAGGTGACCTGGGGCACTTCGCCGGAAATGGTGCTGCCGATCGACGAGCGCGTGCCGGACCCCGACCATGAAAAGGATCCGGTCAAGCGCGACGCCATGGAAAAGGCGCTGGTCTACATGGACCTGAAGCCCAATACGCCGATCGAGGATATCCGCATCGACAAGGTGTTCATCGGTTCCTGCACCAATTCACGCATCGAAGACCTGCGCGCTGCCGCCGCCGTCGTGCGCGGCAAGTTCCGCGCTTCCAACGTCAAGCTGGCGATGGTGGTGCCGGGTTCTGGCCTGGTCAAGGAACAGGCCGAGCGCGAAGGGCTCGACCGGATTTTCCGCGACGCCGGCTTCGAGTGGCGCGAGCCGGGATGCTCCATGTGCCTGGCCATGAACGCCGACCGCCTGGAACCGGGCGAGCGCTGCGCCTCGACGTCGAACCGCAATTTCGAGGGGCGCCAGGGGCAGGGCGGACGTACCCACCTGGTGTCGCCGGCGATGGCCGCCGCCGCCGGGATCGAAGGGCATTTCGTTGATGTGCGCAAGCTGGCTTGA